The following are encoded together in the Bacillus sp. V2I10 genome:
- a CDS encoding acyltransferase, producing MSAQTTGAASKKSRNYIFEIHFLRAFACIAVVGVHVTATHYYANEQTWHWFTYFINQLGRFGTTTFAVISGFLLFYQVKRKGFEMGSFLKSRFSKILIPFLIWSLVYRFLTYYYDKQAVGDLGTELKKILMGESFYHLYFVAIVVQFYFIFPFIQKLFRKKTLMIVFAFIALIISYKLFGFNPGIEGAFGKFLTSKTFMPIWVFYFAFGGVLAYFWDEIVSFATKRPWQMLALALTVSAGAVVEYKVTGQVSNRRLTNLINLPLLCIATIGIYPLLSRWSVINKPLKLIGQYSMGIYLIHPMILYLFANHMPEHYWTVANVPLMFLAVMLIAVMFIRVLQFIPLSGFIIPVPKIKKTKRTSQPESVEKRVQQSA from the coding sequence GCGACACATTATTATGCTAATGAACAAACGTGGCATTGGTTTACGTATTTTATTAATCAGTTAGGCAGGTTTGGTACAACGACATTCGCCGTCATCAGCGGTTTTCTCCTTTTTTACCAGGTAAAGAGGAAGGGCTTCGAAATGGGAAGCTTTCTTAAATCACGCTTTTCTAAAATCCTGATTCCTTTTCTGATCTGGAGCTTGGTTTACCGTTTTCTTACCTACTATTATGACAAACAGGCCGTCGGAGATCTTGGCACAGAATTAAAGAAGATTCTGATGGGAGAATCTTTTTATCATCTCTATTTTGTTGCCATTGTTGTTCAGTTTTATTTTATTTTCCCTTTTATACAAAAGCTGTTTCGGAAAAAGACGCTAATGATTGTATTTGCATTTATTGCTCTTATAATCAGCTATAAATTATTTGGATTTAACCCGGGTATTGAAGGGGCTTTTGGAAAGTTTTTAACAAGTAAAACATTTATGCCGATCTGGGTGTTTTATTTTGCATTTGGGGGTGTACTAGCCTACTTTTGGGATGAAATTGTCAGCTTTGCAACTAAACGTCCTTGGCAAATGCTTGCTCTTGCTCTGACTGTTTCTGCTGGAGCAGTCGTTGAATACAAGGTGACTGGACAAGTATCCAATCGGAGGCTGACAAATTTAATCAACCTTCCGTTACTATGCATTGCTACAATAGGCATTTATCCGCTGCTGTCGAGGTGGAGTGTGATTAATAAGCCCCTGAAGCTAATTGGACAATATTCAATGGGTATTTATCTCATTCATCCGATGATCCTTTATTTATTTGCGAATCATATGCCGGAACATTATTGGACAGTAGCAAATGTACCTCTGATGTTTTTAGCGGTCATGCTGATTGCAGTCATGTTTATCCGAGTTCTGCAGTTTATACCGCTTAGCGGTTTTATCATACCTGTACCGAAAATAAAAAAAACAAAGCGTACTTCTCAACCAGAATCTGTTGAGAAAAGAGTACAGCAGTCTGCATAA
- a CDS encoding ATP-binding protein, whose translation METLSEKIKASGGDLAARTIKLSPSLREYESILVTFYQIIGDFLHSEQEELEHIFRSYAKLFAGRLISTPSTADASIKSVSVVRKVLIDFLERQSADFPISAIFEVLKKLDPLLQMMSASILTHYHENLLLAKFELDESNKDLQITLKELADLKKALNEATIFAITDKNDVITYVNDKFCTISKYDKEELIGQNHHILNSSFHPTSFFDEILTTIKHGHVWKGEILNRAKDGSEYWVDTTIVPFLDDHGKTYQHISIQYDITDTKRTEDMLRKAEKLSMVGELAAGIAHEIRNPMTAIKGFVQLLDESYDGMKYADTILAEIERINFIVSEFMVFAKPHATYFSKCSLPEIVNSVIKLLEPEALLKNVVISLSVPSDEVSIFGESNQLKQVFLNLLKNAIESMSAGGNIYVSIEKNSKQIKVSIQDSGIGLSDEEIQKLGIPFYTTKSNGNGLGLMVSYKIVQNHGGQIEVTSAVNKGTCFTLLFPVKSEGK comes from the coding sequence ATGGAAACCCTTAGCGAAAAAATCAAAGCTTCTGGCGGAGACCTTGCGGCTAGAACCATTAAGCTCTCTCCAAGCCTAAGAGAATATGAATCGATACTTGTGACTTTTTATCAAATCATCGGGGACTTTTTGCACAGTGAACAAGAAGAGCTTGAGCATATATTCAGGTCCTACGCTAAATTATTTGCAGGAAGATTAATTAGCACCCCCTCCACAGCAGATGCATCCATAAAAAGCGTCTCTGTTGTCCGGAAAGTTCTAATTGATTTTCTTGAAAGACAATCAGCAGACTTTCCCATTTCTGCGATTTTTGAGGTTCTAAAGAAACTTGATCCTCTCCTGCAGATGATGTCCGCCTCTATTTTGACCCACTATCATGAAAATCTTCTATTGGCAAAATTTGAACTAGATGAATCGAATAAAGATCTGCAGATTACATTGAAGGAGCTAGCTGATCTCAAAAAAGCACTGAATGAAGCCACTATTTTTGCCATTACAGATAAAAATGATGTGATTACATATGTTAACGATAAATTTTGCACAATCTCAAAATACGATAAGGAAGAACTTATCGGTCAAAATCATCACATCTTAAACTCATCCTTTCATCCAACGTCATTTTTTGATGAAATCCTGACGACGATAAAGCATGGTCATGTATGGAAAGGTGAAATTCTTAACAGAGCAAAAGATGGTTCTGAATATTGGGTTGATACGACAATCGTTCCCTTTTTAGATGACCATGGAAAAACCTATCAGCATATTTCCATTCAATACGATATTACAGATACGAAAAGAACGGAGGATATGCTTCGCAAAGCTGAAAAATTATCAATGGTAGGAGAGCTCGCTGCCGGCATCGCCCATGAAATCCGTAATCCGATGACCGCAATAAAAGGCTTTGTCCAATTATTGGACGAGTCATATGACGGAATGAAATATGCGGATACCATTTTAGCTGAAATTGAACGGATCAATTTTATTGTCAGTGAATTTATGGTTTTTGCAAAACCTCATGCGACTTATTTCAGCAAGTGCAGCCTGCCTGAAATCGTTAATAGTGTGATAAAGCTTTTAGAGCCTGAAGCGCTTTTGAAGAATGTTGTCATTTCCTTATCGGTTCCGTCTGATGAAGTTTCCATTTTCGGGGAAAGCAATCAATTAAAACAAGTCTTTTTAAATTTGCTGAAAAATGCAATTGAATCCATGTCAGCAGGCGGAAACATTTATGTTTCCATTGAAAAAAATTCAAAACAAATCAAGGTTTCCATTCAAGATTCAGGAATTGGACTGTCAGATGAAGAAATCCAAAAACTCGGCATCCCCTTTTACACAACAAAGTCCAATGGAAATGGCCTCGGACTGATGGTAAGCTATAAAATTGTTCAAAATCATGGAGGGCAAATTGAGGTAACCAGCGCGGTAAATAAAGGAACATGCTTCACGCTTTTATTTCCTGTCAAATCAGAGGGAAAATGA
- a CDS encoding aromatic acid exporter family protein, protein MILGPRVLKTGLSVTLALFICSIFQLEPSVFAGVSAIFTIQPSIYRTWKQVLDQVQANTLGALLALFAIFFFGSNPIVIGVVVISVILISLKLKMEATISLTLVTVLAIMSAPGNEDFLFVWNRFLIILIGIASAFLVNLLILPPKYKENYYAKVQSVFETMSLLMRTAISDELTEKYFQEKQKEFRSELQKLEDLYEIFDEEREKMAKVNPVNVRELVVYKQMLKTIQQAADVLKVIEEHYFQSRSTMIDDQLFDSQIEQLIKWHEYLLFKYEGKVKVNDQFEDDNLIRESRIFLIQMMESDSEKLKNQRLTVVASAIYEYAFQLQRLDQLVDRLVKRT, encoded by the coding sequence TTGATACTAGGACCCAGAGTTTTAAAGACTGGATTATCAGTTACACTTGCTTTATTTATCTGCTCTATCTTTCAGCTTGAGCCTTCAGTATTTGCAGGAGTCTCTGCTATTTTTACGATTCAGCCCTCCATTTACCGGACATGGAAACAAGTGCTTGATCAAGTACAGGCGAATACACTTGGAGCCTTGCTTGCTCTGTTTGCCATTTTCTTTTTCGGCAGCAATCCGATTGTGATCGGGGTTGTTGTGATTTCTGTCATTTTAATCAGCTTAAAGCTCAAAATGGAAGCGACCATTTCGCTGACTCTAGTAACAGTCTTGGCGATTATGAGCGCTCCCGGCAATGAAGACTTCTTATTTGTCTGGAATCGATTCTTGATTATATTGATAGGCATTGCCTCTGCTTTTCTTGTTAATCTGCTGATTCTTCCGCCTAAGTATAAAGAAAATTACTACGCAAAAGTTCAATCTGTTTTTGAAACCATGTCCCTGTTAATGAGGACAGCCATCTCAGATGAATTAACGGAGAAATACTTTCAGGAAAAACAAAAGGAATTTAGAAGCGAACTTCAAAAACTGGAGGATTTATACGAAATCTTTGACGAAGAACGGGAAAAGATGGCAAAAGTAAATCCGGTGAATGTCAGGGAGCTGGTCGTTTATAAACAAATGCTGAAAACTATTCAGCAGGCTGCAGATGTCTTAAAAGTCATTGAAGAACATTACTTTCAAAGCCGCAGCACGATGATTGACGATCAATTATTTGATTCCCAGATTGAACAATTAATAAAGTGGCATGAATATCTTCTCTTTAAGTATGAGGGGAAAGTTAAGGTTAATGATCAGTTTGAAGATGACAACTTGATCCGCGAAAGCAGGATATTCCTTATTCAAATGATGGAGTCCGATTCTGAAAAGCTTAAAAATCAGCGTTTGACTGTTGTTGCTTCAGCTATTTATGAATATGCGTTCCAATTGCAGCGTCTTGATCAGCTTGTCGACCGGCTGGTAAAAAGAACATAA